A single genomic interval of Alistipes provencensis harbors:
- a CDS encoding pyridoxal phosphate-dependent aminotransferase: protein MPEISLRAEQMPASPIRKLVPLADAARARGTKIYHLNIGQPDLPTPQVGLDALKHIDRKVLEYSPSDGYHSLREKLVSYYAQYQIKLTPEEIIVTTGGSEAVLFAFMSCLNPGDEIIVPEPAYANYMAFAISAGAVIRPVVSSIENGFALPPIEEFEKLINERTRGILICNPNNPTGYLYTRREMDRIRDMVQKYDLFLFSDEVYREFIYTGSPYISACHLEGIEQNVVLIDSVSKRYSECGIRIGALITKNKKLRNAVMKFCQARLSPPLLGQIVAEASIDAPRSYSTEVYEEYIERRKCLIDGLNRIPGVYSPIPMGAFYTVARLPVDDSDKFCAWCLSEFEYEGETVMLAPASGFYSDPECGRNEVRIAYVLKKEDLERALVILGKALEAYNSRQ, encoded by the coding sequence ATGCCCGAAATTTCACTCCGCGCCGAGCAGATGCCGGCCTCCCCGATACGCAAACTCGTCCCGCTGGCCGACGCCGCACGCGCCCGGGGCACCAAAATCTACCACCTGAACATCGGACAGCCCGACCTGCCCACACCGCAGGTGGGTCTCGATGCGCTGAAGCATATCGACCGCAAGGTGCTGGAATACAGCCCCAGCGACGGTTACCATTCGCTGCGCGAGAAACTCGTCTCCTATTACGCACAGTACCAGATCAAACTCACCCCCGAGGAGATCATCGTCACCACGGGCGGCTCCGAGGCCGTGCTGTTCGCCTTCATGTCGTGCCTCAACCCCGGCGACGAGATCATCGTCCCCGAACCGGCCTATGCCAACTACATGGCCTTCGCCATCTCGGCAGGCGCCGTGATCCGTCCCGTCGTCTCGTCGATCGAGAACGGATTCGCCCTGCCTCCCATCGAGGAGTTCGAGAAACTCATCAACGAGCGCACGCGCGGCATCCTGATCTGCAACCCCAACAACCCCACGGGTTATCTCTACACGCGCCGCGAGATGGACCGCATCCGCGACATGGTCCAAAAATACGACCTGTTCCTCTTCTCCGACGAGGTCTACCGCGAGTTCATCTACACCGGTTCACCCTATATTTCGGCCTGTCACCTCGAAGGCATCGAGCAGAACGTCGTGCTGATCGACTCGGTCTCGAAGCGTTATTCCGAGTGCGGTATCCGCATCGGCGCGCTGATTACCAAGAACAAGAAACTGCGCAACGCCGTGATGAAATTCTGTCAGGCGCGCCTTTCGCCGCCGCTGCTCGGACAGATCGTCGCCGAAGCCTCGATCGACGCCCCGCGGTCGTACAGCACGGAGGTTTACGAGGAGTATATCGAGCGCCGCAAATGCCTGATCGACGGACTGAACCGCATCCCCGGCGTCTACTCGCCGATCCCGATGGGGGCGTTCTACACCGTGGCGCGGCTCCCGGTCGACGACAGCGACAAATTCTGCGCATGGTGCCTCTCGGAGTTCGAATACGAGGGCGAGACCGTCATGCTGGCCCCGGCGTCGGGCTTCTATTCCGATCCCGAATGCGGCCGCAATGAGGTCCGCATCGCCTATGTCCTGAAAAAAGAGGACCTCGAACGGGCCCTCGTCATTTTGGGCAAGGCGCTCGAAGCCTACAACAGCCGCCAATAA
- a CDS encoding pectate lyase family protein: protein MKRFLLLMLAVPLLGGGCSDDKTEDPGTTPPATTPAGTKEDPLLVGNLDGIDGKSEVWIKGYIVGAEAAVTTMSVGSDTPSRSNILLASKANEYRPEKCVRVELPEGSEIQACLNVVDHPELIGRKVLIHADIVAEGGSVRIANITEQEGGGKPVENPGPDPEPDPDPDVPTPPVTGNVELDKLYGYAEGTTGGAAATEANIHHFNDGNKFCEWLKLREKNKSEVPAIVWLSGKFTKENGRDSGSPWFDIKDTKNITVCGTDDFRMENIGFFLKRASNIVIRNIYIKMPKADNGADGISMQETEKVWVDHCTFESMNQTKDYEDGSCDVTHQSCNVTVSWCHFIKTQKSCLVGHSNSQTADSKITVTFHHNFFDLSSSRHPRVRFGRAHVYNNYFNQVTTYGVGSAYGAMVLVEDNCFEGVKLPTDICTFPAKPSGSSWVSNLQGSEAGYLYERGNVFNNIPADITSPYPFTNVEYKAYNGAKLATPYTYEDFKPAYGYIVDDAERLAEIIPSAAGVGKLTGYATAPKEVDNGGISGGGTDPDPGTDPDPTPGGSDLGNGWTLLSNGTTPATAVCDGSRLTLTACGKFESGAQSFGFVYREVTGDFVATAQVDSFSALKETNQALAGLLVTPDVTTASGGDFIHAMAARSLSGFYYSNRSEAAGKGNKGALGAPDATTEGAKPIVRLVRAGDKFSVSYSLDGGATFGAEKSVTISGLPEDGKLLLGLAANSGDSKKTSEAVFSDMKINGQSVAFE, encoded by the coding sequence ATGAAACGATTTCTACTGCTCATGCTGGCCGTTCCGCTGCTCGGCGGAGGATGCAGCGACGACAAGACCGAAGATCCCGGGACAACACCGCCTGCGACGACTCCCGCGGGGACTAAGGAAGACCCCCTCCTCGTCGGCAACCTCGACGGCATCGACGGGAAAAGCGAGGTGTGGATCAAAGGCTACATCGTCGGCGCCGAAGCCGCTGTCACCACGATGTCGGTCGGTTCCGACACCCCATCGCGCAGCAACATCCTGCTGGCATCGAAGGCCAACGAGTACCGTCCCGAAAAGTGCGTTCGCGTAGAACTGCCGGAGGGCTCCGAGATTCAGGCCTGCCTGAACGTCGTCGACCACCCCGAACTCATCGGCCGGAAAGTCCTGATCCATGCCGACATCGTCGCAGAAGGAGGCTCTGTCCGCATTGCCAACATCACCGAGCAGGAGGGCGGCGGCAAACCGGTCGAGAACCCCGGTCCGGACCCGGAACCCGACCCCGATCCGGACGTTCCGACGCCACCCGTCACGGGCAACGTCGAACTGGACAAACTTTATGGCTATGCCGAAGGCACGACGGGCGGCGCCGCAGCCACCGAGGCCAACATACACCATTTCAACGACGGCAACAAATTCTGCGAATGGCTCAAACTGCGCGAGAAGAACAAGAGCGAGGTTCCGGCCATTGTCTGGCTGAGCGGCAAATTCACCAAGGAGAACGGCCGCGACAGCGGTTCGCCTTGGTTCGACATCAAAGACACGAAGAACATCACGGTTTGCGGCACCGACGATTTCCGGATGGAGAATATCGGATTCTTCCTCAAAAGGGCCTCGAACATCGTCATCCGCAATATCTACATCAAAATGCCCAAAGCCGACAACGGTGCCGACGGTATCTCGATGCAGGAAACCGAAAAGGTCTGGGTAGACCATTGTACCTTCGAGTCGATGAACCAGACCAAGGACTATGAGGACGGTTCGTGCGACGTGACGCACCAGAGTTGTAACGTCACCGTATCGTGGTGCCACTTCATCAAGACCCAGAAATCGTGTCTTGTGGGCCATTCGAACAGCCAGACGGCGGACTCGAAGATCACCGTGACGTTCCACCACAACTTCTTCGACCTGTCGAGTTCGCGCCACCCGCGCGTCCGCTTCGGCCGCGCCCACGTCTACAACAACTACTTCAACCAAGTGACCACCTACGGTGTCGGCAGTGCCTACGGAGCGATGGTGCTCGTCGAGGACAACTGCTTCGAGGGGGTGAAACTGCCTACCGACATCTGTACCTTCCCGGCCAAGCCGAGCGGCAGCAGTTGGGTCTCGAACCTACAGGGATCGGAAGCCGGATACCTCTACGAACGCGGCAATGTCTTCAACAACATACCCGCCGACATCACGTCGCCCTACCCCTTCACCAACGTGGAGTACAAAGCCTACAACGGCGCAAAACTCGCGACTCCGTACACCTACGAAGATTTCAAACCCGCGTACGGCTACATCGTCGACGATGCCGAACGGCTCGCGGAGATCATACCCTCGGCTGCCGGAGTGGGCAAGCTGACGGGTTACGCCACAGCTCCGAAAGAGGTTGACAACGGCGGCATCTCGGGCGGCGGCACGGACCCCGATCCGGGAACCGATCCTGACCCCACGCCCGGCGGCAGCGACCTCGGCAACGGCTGGACGTTGCTTTCCAACGGCACGACCCCTGCAACAGCCGTCTGCGACGGGAGCCGGCTGACACTCACGGCCTGCGGCAAATTCGAAAGCGGCGCACAGAGCTTCGGATTCGTCTATCGGGAGGTTACGGGCGATTTCGTGGCGACCGCACAGGTCGACTCCTTTTCCGCCCTGAAAGAAACCAATCAGGCATTGGCCGGCCTGCTGGTCACTCCCGACGTGACAACAGCATCGGGCGGCGATTTCATCCACGCCATGGCGGCCCGAAGCCTCTCGGGGTTCTACTACTCCAACCGGAGCGAAGCCGCCGGAAAAGGTAACAAGGGTGCATTAGGCGCTCCGGACGCCACAACCGAAGGGGCAAAACCCATCGTGCGACTCGTACGCGCAGGCGACAAATTCTCCGTTTCCTATTCGCTCGACGGAGGCGCGACGTTCGGTGCGGAGAAGTCCGTAACCATCAGCGGACTTCCCGAGGACGGGAAGTTGCTACTCGGCCTTGCGGCCAACAGCGGCGACAGCAAGAAAACCTCGGAAGCCGTTTTCAGCGACATGAAAATCAACGGCCAGTCCGTCGCCTTCGAGTAG
- a CDS encoding L-serine ammonia-lyase, iron-sulfur-dependent, subunit alpha has product MESLKELYKIGSGPSSSHTMGPKRAAERFAERCSDVDAYRVTLYGSLAATGKGHLTDVAILSVLEPTAPTEIVWKPEIVLPFHPNGMLFEGLKAGKVVDSWTIYSVGGGALANETSHQEVPASIYPMSTITEIQQWCAREGKTYWEYVNDCEGPEIWDYLDRIWTVMCETIQRGLNNDGVLPGGLKVARKASTYWVKSKSYTDSLNSRAKIYAYALATSEENASGGTVVTAPTCGSSGVVPAVLYHLATSRDFLRIRILRALATAGLFGNVAKTNSSISGAEVGCQGEVGVACAMAAAAACQLFGGTPSQIEYAAEMGLEHHLGLTCDPVCGLVQVPCIERNAIAAARALDANIYATLSDGRHLVSYDKVVEVMNETGHNLPSLYRETSEGGLARRYEPKK; this is encoded by the coding sequence ATGGAATCGCTCAAAGAACTCTATAAGATCGGCAGCGGCCCTTCGAGCAGCCACACGATGGGTCCCAAGCGGGCCGCGGAACGCTTCGCGGAGCGGTGCAGCGACGTCGACGCCTACCGCGTGACGCTCTACGGATCGCTCGCGGCCACGGGCAAAGGCCACCTCACGGACGTAGCCATCCTTTCGGTGCTCGAACCCACAGCCCCGACCGAGATCGTCTGGAAACCCGAGATCGTACTCCCCTTCCACCCCAACGGCATGCTGTTCGAGGGACTGAAAGCCGGCAAGGTCGTCGATTCGTGGACGATATACAGCGTCGGCGGCGGTGCGCTCGCCAACGAGACTTCGCATCAGGAGGTCCCCGCAAGCATCTACCCCATGTCCACCATCACGGAAATCCAGCAATGGTGCGCCCGCGAAGGCAAGACCTACTGGGAGTATGTGAACGACTGCGAGGGTCCCGAAATATGGGACTACCTCGACCGGATATGGACCGTAATGTGCGAGACCATCCAGCGGGGCCTGAACAACGACGGCGTTCTGCCCGGCGGCCTGAAGGTCGCCCGCAAGGCCTCGACCTATTGGGTCAAGTCGAAAAGCTACACCGATTCGCTGAACTCCCGTGCCAAGATTTACGCCTACGCGCTGGCAACCTCCGAGGAGAACGCTTCGGGCGGCACCGTAGTGACGGCCCCGACGTGCGGATCGAGCGGCGTCGTACCGGCTGTGCTCTACCACCTCGCCACCTCGCGCGATTTCCTGCGCATCCGCATCCTGCGGGCACTGGCCACGGCCGGACTGTTCGGCAACGTCGCCAAGACCAACTCCTCGATCTCGGGCGCCGAGGTCGGCTGTCAGGGCGAAGTCGGCGTGGCGTGCGCCATGGCTGCCGCAGCAGCCTGCCAGCTCTTCGGCGGCACCCCTTCGCAGATCGAATACGCCGCCGAGATGGGGCTCGAACACCATCTGGGCCTCACATGCGACCCCGTGTGCGGACTGGTGCAGGTCCCCTGCATCGAGCGCAACGCCATCGCCGCAGCCCGCGCCCTCGATGCCAACATCTACGCCACGCTCTCCGACGGACGCCATCTGGTCTCCTACGACAAGGTCGTGGAGGTGATGAACGAGACGGGACACAACCTCCCGAGCCTCTACCGCGAGACCTCCGAGGGCGGACTGGCCCGACGCTACGAACCCAAGAAATAG
- a CDS encoding OmpP1/FadL family transporter: MKKLFLVLAAAAIASGAYAEGYQVNNMSAKQTGMGHVGTAMKLNSESIYFNPAATAFQTSKFDISAGMTGILSNVSYRSLPTLTNDYQSGPAEKSDNKLSTPIHVYFNYKPTERLAVGLGFYTPYGSAMNWGDNWSGAHLVQEINLSAYTVQPTVSYKICDRLSIGAGLTVAWGKFDLSRSLLSPTMRRGLISGTIDPGIATAQAGITQLEGVIAALPDGPEKEAYKQKLVQTQGTLQTLEGAKGYLNNTMNQSLVSAKLKGDADVAVGVNAGFLWDITDEWSVGMTYRSRLNMKVGKGHATMNIDPQAAALIAKLGELSPGTELIPGLDKGTFNAELPLPTTVTWAVSFRPAVKWELAVDLQWTGWSAYKALNVVFNEKELGIKPIYSVKNYSNTLAFRFGAQYRATDFITARMGMYVDESPVSSDYLNPETPSMTKVSYTAGLSLRPTKFMSIDLAYCYVSSADPERTGSYPLYGYADGKLEEVFSGNYKLHANVFSIGVGFSF, translated from the coding sequence ATGAAAAAACTTTTCCTCGTTCTGGCCGCCGCAGCCATCGCCTCCGGTGCATACGCCGAGGGTTATCAGGTAAACAACATGTCGGCCAAGCAGACCGGTATGGGTCATGTAGGTACGGCCATGAAGCTCAACTCGGAGTCGATCTACTTCAACCCCGCAGCCACGGCATTCCAGACGTCGAAATTCGACATTTCGGCCGGCATGACGGGCATTCTCTCGAATGTCAGCTACCGCTCGCTCCCGACCCTGACAAACGATTACCAGAGCGGCCCGGCCGAGAAATCCGACAATAAGCTCTCGACCCCGATCCACGTCTATTTCAACTACAAACCCACCGAACGGCTGGCCGTCGGACTGGGTTTCTACACTCCCTACGGTTCCGCAATGAACTGGGGTGACAACTGGTCGGGGGCACACCTCGTACAGGAGATCAACCTCTCGGCCTACACCGTTCAGCCCACCGTGTCGTACAAGATCTGCGACCGCCTTTCGATCGGCGCGGGTCTGACGGTCGCATGGGGTAAATTCGACCTGTCGCGGTCGCTGCTCTCCCCCACGATGCGCCGCGGACTCATCTCCGGCACGATCGATCCCGGTATCGCCACAGCTCAGGCCGGAATTACGCAACTCGAGGGAGTAATAGCTGCCCTGCCCGATGGTCCCGAGAAAGAGGCTTACAAACAAAAACTGGTGCAGACACAGGGGACCCTCCAGACGCTCGAGGGAGCCAAGGGCTACCTTAACAACACGATGAACCAATCGCTGGTATCGGCCAAACTCAAAGGCGACGCCGATGTCGCCGTGGGTGTGAATGCCGGTTTCCTGTGGGACATCACCGACGAATGGTCGGTCGGCATGACCTACCGCTCGCGCCTGAACATGAAAGTGGGCAAAGGCCATGCAACGATGAACATCGACCCGCAGGCAGCGGCACTCATCGCCAAACTCGGAGAACTCAGCCCCGGTACGGAGTTGATCCCGGGCCTCGACAAAGGCACTTTCAATGCCGAACTGCCGCTTCCGACGACCGTAACGTGGGCCGTATCGTTCCGCCCGGCCGTGAAATGGGAGCTGGCCGTAGACCTGCAATGGACCGGATGGTCGGCCTACAAAGCCCTGAACGTGGTCTTCAATGAGAAGGAACTGGGTATCAAACCCATCTATTCGGTGAAGAACTACTCGAACACGCTGGCTTTCCGTTTCGGTGCCCAGTACCGTGCGACCGATTTCATCACGGCCCGTATGGGTATGTATGTGGATGAAAGTCCCGTAAGCAGCGACTACCTCAACCCCGAAACCCCGTCGATGACCAAAGTCTCCTATACGGCCGGTCTGAGCCTGCGCCCCACCAAGTTCATGTCGATCGATCTGGCTTACTGCTATGTTTCGTCGGCCGATCCCGAGCGCACGGGTTCCTATCCGCTTTACGGCTATGCCGACGGTAAACTCGAAGAGGTCTTCTCGGGAAACTACAAGCTCCACGCCAACGTATTTTCGATCGGCGTAGGGTTCAGTTTCTAA
- a CDS encoding HU family DNA-binding protein, which yields MFSRSEAMNKAQFVEAIALDANISKVEARRAVDAMIRVTVQSLREGERLTLTGLGTFSVQQRSERVGRNPRTGAAVKIPPRKVIKFHPTVEVE from the coding sequence ATTTTCTCACGCAGCGAAGCCATGAACAAAGCGCAGTTTGTCGAGGCCATTGCTCTCGACGCGAACATCTCGAAGGTCGAGGCCCGCAGGGCCGTCGACGCCATGATCCGTGTAACGGTGCAGTCCCTGCGCGAAGGCGAACGGCTGACCCTGACCGGGCTGGGTACGTTCAGCGTGCAGCAGCGTTCCGAGCGCGTAGGCCGCAACCCGCGCACGGGTGCCGCCGTGAAGATTCCGCCCCGCAAGGTCATCAAGTTCCATCCCACGGTCGAGGTCGAATGA